The following are encoded in a window of Salmo trutta chromosome 9, fSalTru1.1, whole genome shotgun sequence genomic DNA:
- the LOC115199909 gene encoding neurogenic locus notch homolog protein 1 isoform X1 — protein sequence MHNFFVKLTFLLSLIALTRGLRCSMSTESCLNLGRCEATADGNGECKCLDGYVGNRCQHQDPCTYSSCKNGGSCRMVPRGNSVEFTCFCRPGFTDRLCLTPIDNACLSLPCRNGGTCDLVNLKEYKCRCPPGWSGKQCQQADPCASNPCANGGQCTPFESHYICSCTPFFYGQTCKQDVNECAQNPSPCKNGGVCVNEVGTYRCQCPQEYTGKHCDTRYLPCNPSPCHNGATCVQKGDTTYECSCVPGFSGQNCDANIDDCPRHECQNGGTCVDGVNTYNCQCKPEFTGQFCTEDVDECQLMPNACQNGGTCHNIYGAYQCVCVNGWTGDDCGENIDDCANAACYQGAVCHDRVASFFCECPHGRTGLLCHLDDACISNPCQKGSNCDTNPVNGKAICTCPLGYFGAACDQDVDECSLGGNPCEHGGKCLNTKGSFQCKCQPGFSGARCEHDINECLSNPCQNEATCLDQIGGFHCICMPGYEGLFCQINTDECANNPCLNNGKCIDKINTFHCQCPTGFAGNLCQIDIDECASTPCKNGAKCTDGPNKYTCDCTEGYTGQHCETDINECFSAPCHYGTCKDGLASFTCYCRPGYMGRLCETNINECLSQPCRNGGICQDRENSYICTCPKGTTGINCEVNLDDCKSKPCDYGTCLDKINGYECACEPGYSGTMCNINIDECDLNPCHNGGTCIDGINSFTCLCPEGYHDTTCFFQVNECLSNPCIHGHCQDKVNDYNCLCDNGWSGKNCDINNNECESNPCMNGGTCKDMTSGYVCSCRVGFTGPSCQTNINECASNPCLNQGTCIDDVAGYKCNCLLPYTGENCETLLAPCSTKPCKNAGVCQESEDYENFSCVCPEGWQGQTCEVDINECVKNPCLNGATCENTKGNYRCGCKAGYAGRNCETNIDDCKPNPCSNGGFCRDEVDNFACTCLPGFRGTRCEEDINECDSNPCKNGASCTDCVNSYTCTCPSGFSGIHCENNTPDCTESSCFNGGTCLDGINTYTCLCPPGFTGSYCQHDINECDSRPCLNGGTCQDSYGTYKCTCPQGYIGLNCQNLVRWCDSSPCKNGGTCWQTGTTYSCECQTGWTGLYCDVPSVSCEVAAKQRGVEVVALCRNSGQCLDAGNTHYCHCQAGYTGSYCEEQVDECTPNPCQNGATCTDFLGGYSCKCVAGYVGTNCSNEINECFSQPCQNGGTCIDLINTYKCSCPRGTQGVHCEINIDDCNPVTDQVPNEPKCFNKGKCVDRVGGYHCICPAGYVGERCEGDVNECLSNPCDPRGTHNCVQLTNNYRCDCRTGYTGERCDTVFDGCKGKPCRNGGTCAVASNTPHGFICKCPPGYTGSTCEYDAHSCGSLHCRNGGTCISGHKNPKCLCTSSFTGPECEYPTDNPCNTNPCYNGGTCEYSSEAPYYHCVCPTNFNGLLCHILDYSFLGGFGRDITPPPEVEVSCEIPQCEETKGNKFCDMLCNNHACGWDGGDCSLNFDDPWKNCTSSLQCWRYFNDGKCDEQCNNAGCLYDGFDCQNLEGQCNPLYDQYCKDHYADGHCDQGCNNAECEWDGLDCANNMPEKLAVGRLVIVVHIMPDQLRNNSLGFLRELSRVIHTNVVFQQDAKGQTMIYPYYGSEQELKKHNMKRSVGWTEIPDTVLSSMKNSMYTIANGSRRRRRELDPMQIKGSIVYLEIDNRQCVQQSTECFQSATDVAAFLGALASSGNLNVPYIIEAVHSEVDPQLPSELYPIYVVLAGLALLAFVGVGMVASRKRRREHGQLWLPEGFKTSEPNKKKRREPVGEDSVGLKPLKNSLDISLMDNNQNEWGEEEPSDAKRFRQFEEQVMLDLDDQTDHRQWTQQHLDAADLRIPSIAPTPPQGEIENDCMDVNVRGPDGFTPLMIASCSGGGLETGNSEEEEDASANVINDFIYQGAKLHSQTDRTGETALHLAARYARSDAAKRLLEASADANIQDNMGKTPLHAAVAADAQGVFQILIRNRATDLDARMHDGTTPLILAARLAVEGMVEELINCHADVNAIDDFGKSALHWAAAVNNVEAAIILLKNGANKDMQNNKEETPLFLAAREGSYETAKVLLEHFANREITDHMDRLPRDIAQERMHHDIVRLMDEYNLVRSAPVHSHGHGGSMGTTLSPPICSPNGYLGSMKVQGKKARKPSAKGIGCKDGKDMKNKKKTSQDGKGGSVMDSSAVLSPVDSLESPHGYISDVASPPMMTSPFQQSPSMSLNHLQGMSDPHMGVNHMGMPNKQELAHMQFDALPPRLTHLPVSGSNGSGGMNGQCDWLSRMHASMGQPSQFNPMRVGPVGGQGGLHKGGGQQGMMTSLHNGLPTASLSQMMSYQGLQNTRLASQPHLLQQAQQQMQQQMQHQQNLQQQLQQQQQSIQLQHQNSNTGTSGHSISQNFISSELSGSELQQGTGNQGSMPIHTILPQETQIMSQNLPSTQYLTPPSQHSYSGPMDNTPNHQLQVPDHPFLTPSPGSPDQWSSSSPHSNMSDWSEGISSPPTSSMPSQIGHIHDQFK from the exons ATGTCTGGATGGATACGTGGGGAACAGGTGTCAGCACCAGGACCCCTGCACCTACTCTTCATGTAAAAATGGCGGCTCGTGTCGCATGGTGCCCCGTGGGAATTCAGTGGAATTCACATGTTTCTGCCGGCCAGGCTTCACGGACCGCCTATGTCTGACGCCCATCGACAACGCCTGTCTCAGTTTACCCTGCCGGAACGGTGGCACTTGCGACCTGGTCAACCTCAAAGAGTACAAGTGTAGATGTCCTCCTGGCTGGTCTG GTAAGCAGTGCCAGCAGGCAGACCCCTGTGCCTCTAACCCCTGTGCCAACGGCGGGCAGTGCACCCCCTTCGAGTCCCACTACATCTGTTCCTGCACCCCCTTCTTCTATGGCCAGACCTGCAAGCAGGACGTCAATGAGTGTGCCCAAAACCCCTCACCCTGCAAGAATGGAGGCGTGTGTGTGAATGAGGTGGGCACCTACCGCTGCCAGTGTCCCCAGGAGTATACGGGCAAGCACTGCGATACCCGCTACCTACCGTGCAACCCCTCCCCCTGCCACAACGGGGCCACCTGCGTCCAGAAGGGAGACACCACCTACGAATGCTCCTGTGTTCCAG GCTTCTCAGGTCAGAACTGTGACGCCAACATTGATGACTGTCCAAGACACGAGTGTCAGAATGGAGGAACCTGTGTGGACGGAGTTAACACCTATAACTGCCAATGCAAACCTGAATTCACAG GCCAGTTCTGTACAGAGGACGTTGACGAGTGCCAACTGATGCCCAACGCATGCCAGAATGGGGGAACGTGCCACAACATCTACGGTgcctaccagtgtgtgtgtgtcaacggGTGGACGGGGGATGACTGTGGAGAGAATATTGACGACTGCGCCAATGCGGCCTGCTATCAGGGGGCCGTCTGCCACGACCGCGTGGCGTCCTTCTTCTGCGAGTGTCCCCATGGTCGCACAG GTCTGCTGTGTCACCTGGATGACGCCTGCATCAGTAACCCCTGTCAGAAAGGCTCCAACTGTGACACCAACCCCGTCAACGGCAAGGCCATCTGCACCTGTCCCCTGGGCTACTTTGGCGCCGCCTGTGACCAGGATGTTGACGAGTGCTCGCTGG GTGGCAACCCCTGTGAACACGGAGGGAAGTGCCTGAACACCAAGGGATCGTTCCAGTGTAAGTGTCAGCCCGGCTTCTCTGGGGCTCGCTGTGAACACGACATCAACGAGTGCCTCTCCAACCCCTGCCAGAACGAAGCCACCTGCCTCGACCAGATAGGAGGCTTCCACTGCATCTGTatgccag GCTACGAGGGACTGTTCTGCCAGATCAATACGGACGAGTGCGCCAACAACCCCTGCCTGAACAATGGGAAGTGTATCGACAAGATCAACACCTTCCACTGCCAGTGCCCCACAG GCTTTGCTGGGAATCTCTGCCAGATAGATATTGACGAGTGCGCCAGCACGCCTTGCAAGAATGGCGCCAAGTGCACGGACGGCCCCAACAAGTACACCTGTGATTGCACTGAAG GTTACACGGGGCAACACTGTGAGACTGACATCAATGAGTGTTTCTCAGCCCCCTGTCACTATGGTACCTGTAAAGACGGCCTGGCGTCCTTCACCTGTTACTGTCGCCCTGGTTACATGGGCCGGTTGTGTGAGACCAACATTAATGAGTGTCTGAGTCAGCCCTGTCGGAACGGAGGCATCTGCCAGGACCGCGAGAACTCCTACATCTGCACCTGCCCCAAGGGCACcacag GTATAAACTGTGAAGTCAACCTGGACGACTGCAAGAGCAAGCCATGTGACTACGGGACTTGCCTCGACAAGATCAACGGCTACGAGTGTGCCTGTGAGCCCGGCTACAGCG GGACCATGTGCAACATCAACATTGATGAGTGTGACCTCAACCCGTGTCACAATGGTGGCACCTGCATCGATGGCATCAACAGCTTCACCTGTTTGTGCCCAGAGGGTTACCATGACACCACCTGCTTCTTCCAGGTCAACGAGTGCCTTAGCAACCCCTGTATCCATGGCCACTGTCAAGACAAAGTCAACGA TTACAACTGTCTGTGTGACAATGGCTGGAGTGGCAAGAACTGTGACATCAACAACAACGAGTGCGAGTCCAACCCCTGCATGAACGGAGGCACCTGCAAGGATATGACCAGCGGATACGTCTGCTCATGTAGAGTGGGCTTCACTg GTCCAAGTTGTCAGACGAACATCAACGAATGTGCCTCCAATCCCTGTCTGAACCAAGGGACCTGCATCGATGATGTCGCTGGCTACAAGTGCAACTGCCTACTCCCATATACCG gTGAGAACTGTGAGACCCTGCTGGCACCCTGCAGCACCAAACCCTGCAAGAACGCAGGTGTTTGTCAGGAGTCTGAGGACTACGAGaacttctcctgtgtgtgtccagagGGCTGGCAAG GCCAGACCTGTGAGGTGGACATTAACGAGTGTGTGAAGAACCCTTGTCTCAATGGGGCCACCTGCGAGAACACCAAAGGCAACTACCGCTGTGGCTGCAAGGCCGGCTACGCTGGCCGCAACTGCGAGACCAACATTGACGACTGCAAGCCCA ACCCCTGCAGCAATGGAGGTTTCTGCCGGGACGAAGTGGACAACTTTGCGTGCACCTGCCTGCCTGGTTTCCGTGGCACTAGGTGTGAGGAGGACATCAACGAGTGTGACAGTAACCCATGTAAAAATGGAGCCAGCTGTACAGACTGTGTCAACagctacacctgcacctgtcccTCTGGCTTCAGTGGGATACACTGTGAGAACAACACACCTGACTGCACTGAGAG CTCTTGTTTCAACGGTGGGACTTGTCTGGACGGCATCAACACCTACACCTGCTTGTGCCCACCTGGCTTCACTGGCAGCTACTGCCAACACGACATCAACGAGTGTGACTCCAGACCCTGCCTGAACGGAGGCACCTGCCAGGACAGCTATGGAACCTACAAGTGTACTTGTCCCCAGGGCTACATTGGACTCAACTGCCAG aATCTGGTACGCTGGTGTGACTCGTCTCCCTGTAAGAACGGGGGCACCTGTTGGCAGACTGGCACCACTTACAGCTGTGAGTGCCAGACGGGCTGGACAGGGCTCTACTGCGACGTGCCAAGCGTCTCCTGCGAGGTGGCAGCCAAACAAAGAG GTGTGGAGGTAGTTGCTCTGTGTCGTAACTCAGGCCAGTGTCTGGACGCTGGGAACACCCACTACTGCCACTGCCAGGCGGGCTACACTGGCAGCTACTGTGAGGAGCAGGTGGATGAGTGCACCCCCAACCCCTGTCAGAACGGAGCCACCTGCACTGACTTCCTAGGAGGGTACTCCTGCAAG tgcgTGGCAGGATACGTCGGGACGAATTGCTCCAACGAGATCAATGAGTGTTTCTCCCAGCCGTGCCAGAACGGGGGCACCTGCATTGACCTGATCAATACCTACAAATGCTCCTGTCCCAGGGGAACCCAAG GCGTTCACTGTGAGATCAACATTGACGACTGCAACCCCGTCACAGACCAAGTCCCCAACGAGCCCAAGTGCTTCAACAAGGGGAAGTGTGTTGACAGGGTGGGAGGTTACCACTGTATCTGTCCCGCCGGCTACGTAGGGGAGCGCTGTGAGGGGGACGTCAACGAGTGCCTGTCCAACCCATGTGACCCCCGCGGGACACACAACTGCGTCCAGCTCACCAACAACTACCGCTGCGATTGCCGTACTGGATACACAG GAGAGCGTTGTGACACGGTGTTTGACGGCTGTAAGGGCAAACCCTGTCGTAACGGAGGGACATGTGCCGTAGCCAGCAACACTCCTCACGGCTTCATCTGCAAGTGTCCACCT GGCTACACTGGCTCCACCTGTGAGTACGATGCCCACTCCTGTGGGAGTCTTCACTGTCGTAACGGTGGCACCTGCATCTCCGGACACAAGAACCCAAAGTGTCTCTGTACCTCCTCGTTCACGGGGCCAGAGTGTGAATACCCCACAGACAACCCTTGTAACACCAACCCTTGCTACAACGGGGGAACCTGTGAGTACAGCTCAGAGGCTCCGTACTACCACTGCGTCTGCCCCACCAACTTCAACGGCCTGCTATGTCACATCCTGGACTACAGCTTCCTGGGCGGGTTCGGTCGGGACATCACCCCCCCGCCGGAGGTGGAGGTGAGCTGTGAGATCCCCCAGTGTGAGGAAACGAAGGGGAACAAGTTCTGTGATATGTTGTGTAACAACCACGCGTGTGGCTGGGACGGGGGCGACTGCTCGCTCAACTTCGACGACCCGTGGAAGAACTGCACGTCGTCCCTGCAGTGCTGGCGCTACTTCAACGACGGGAAGTGTGACGAGCAGTGCAACAACGCCGGGTGTCTCTACGATGGCTTTGACTGTCAGAACCTGGAGGGCCAGTGCAA TCCTCTGTACGACCAGTACTGTAAAGACCACTATGCGGACGGCCACTGTGACCAGGGCTGCAACAACGCAGAGTGTGAGTGGGACGGTCTGGACTGTGCCAACAACATGCCAGAGAAGCTGGCGGTGGGCCGCCTGGTCATCGTGGTCCACATCATGCCCGACCAGCTCCGGAACAACTCGCTTGGCTTCCTGCGCGAGCTGAGCCGCGTGATCCACACCAACGTGGTGTTCCAGCAGGACGCTAAGGGACAGACGATGATCTACCCGTACTACGGCAGTGAGCAGGAGCTGAAGAAACACAACATGAAGCGCTCGGTGGGCTGGACAGAGATCCCTGACACCGTTCTCAGCTCCATGAAGAACAGCATGTATACTATAGCCAATGGAAGCAGACGCAGACGCAGGGAGCTGGACCCCATGCAGATCAAAGG CTCCATAGTGTACCTGGAGATTGACAACCGCCAGTGCGTCCAGCAGTCCACAGAGTGCTTCCAGAGTGCCACGGACGTAGCAGCCTTCCTGGGGGCCCTGGCCTCCAGCGGGAACCTCAACGTTCCCTACATCATAGAGGCTGTTCACA GTGAGGTTGACCCCCAGCTTCCGTCGGAGCTCTATCCCATCTACGTGGTCCTAGCCGGGCTGGCTCTCCTGGCCTTCGTGGGCGTGGGGATGGTCGCCTCACGGAAGCGTCGTCGCGAGCACGGCCAATTGTGGTTGCCGGAGGGCTTCAAGACCAGTGAGCCcaacaagaagaagaggagggagcCCGTCGGGGAGGATTCGGTGGGATTGAA GCCACTGAAAAATTCCTTGGACATATCACTGATGGACAACAACCAGAATGAATGGGGAGAAGAGGAGCCTTCAGACGCCAAGCGCTTTAGG CAGTTTGAGGAGCAGGTGATGCTGGACCTGGATGACCAGACGGACCACCGCCAGTGGACCCAGCAGCACCTGGACGCGGCTGATCTCCGTATCCCCTCCATCGCCCCCACACCCCCTCAGGGGGAGATTGAGAACGACTGCATGGACGTCAACGTACGGGGACCAG aTGGCTTCACCCCCCTGATGATTGCCTCCTGCAGTGGAGGAGGTCTGGAAACAGGCAACagcgaggaggaggaagatgccTCTGCCAACGTGATCAATGATTTCATCTACCAGGGTGCCAAACTCCACAGTCAGACGGACCGCACGGGGGAGACCGCCCTCCATCTCGCTGCCCGCTACGCCCGCTCTGACGCTGCCAAGCGTCTGCTGGAGGCCAGTGCGGATGCCAACATCCAGGACAACATGGGCAAGACCCCGCTACATGCTGCCGTGGCTGCCGACGCTCAGGGCGTCTTCCAG ATTTTGATCAGGAATCGTGCCACAGACCTGGATGCCCGGATGCACGATGGCACCACCCCTCTGATCCTGGCAGCCCGCCTGGCAGTGGAGGGCATGGTGGAGGAGCTCATCAACTGCCACGCGGACGTCAACGCTATCGATGACTTCG GCAAATCTGCTCTGCACTGGGCAGCAGCAGTGAACAACGTGGAAGCAGCTATCATACTACTGAAGAACGGCGCCAACAAGGACATGCAGAACAACAAG GAGGAGACCCCTCTGTTCCTTGCCGCCAGGGAAGGAAGCTACGAGACCGCCAAGGTCCTGCTGGAGCACTTCGCTAACCGCGAGATAACTGATCACATGGACCGGCTGCCCCGAGACATTGCGCAAGAGAGGATGCACCACGACATTGTCCGTCTCATGGATGAGTACAACCTGGTCCGCAGTGCACCCGTACACAGCCATGGCCATGGAGGCTCCATGGGCACGACCTTGTCCCCCCCCATCTGCTCCCCCAATGGCTACCTGGGCAGCATGAAGGTCCAGGGCAAGAAGGCCCGCAAGCCCAGCGCCAAGGGCATCGGCTGCAAGGACGGCAAGGACATGAAGAACAAGAAGAAAACCTCCCAGGATGGGAAGGGAGGAAGTGTGATGGATAGCTCAGCTGTTCTGTCCCCAGTGGACTCCCTGGAGTCTCCACACGGGTATATCTCTGACGTGGCGTCCCCTCCCATGATGACGTCCCCCTTCCAGCAGTCCCCGTCCATGTCGCTCAACCACCTCCAGGGGATGTCCGACCCCCACATGGGGGTCAACCACATGGGCATGCCCAACAAGCAGGAGCTGGCACACATGCAGTTCGACGCACTCCCGCCCCGTCTCACCCACCTTCCAGTGTCAGGCTCCAATGGCTCGGGGGGCATGAATGGCCAGTGTGATTGGCTCTCCAGGATGCACGCCAGCATGGGCCAGCCCAGCCAGTTCAATCCCATGAGGGTTGGTCCTGTCGGTGGGCAGGGTGGTCTGCACAAGGGGGGCGGGCAGCAAGGCATGATGACCTCTCTCCACAACGGGCTCCCCACCGCCAGCCTGTCCCAGATGATGAGCTACCAGGGCCTGCAGAACACCCGGCTGGCCTCACAGCCCCATCTTCTGCAGCAGGCCCAGCAGCAGATGCAGCAGCAGATGCAGCACCAACAGAACCTGCAGCAGCAGCtccagcagcagcaacagagcATCCAGCTGCAGCACCAGAACTCTAACACTGGCACTAGTGGCCATTCCATCAGCCAGAACTTCATCAGCAGCGAGCTGAGTGGCTCAGAGCTCCAGCAGGGCACAGGGAACCAGGGCTCCATGCCCATCCATACCATCCTACCCCAGGAGACCCAGATCATGAGCCAGAACCTGCCCAGCACCCAGtacctcacccctccctcccagcACAGCTATTCCGGCCCCATGGACAACACCCCCAACCACCAGCTACAAGTCCCCGACCACCCCTTTTTAACCCCCTCCCCCGGGTCTCCCGACCAATGGTCTAGCTCCTCCCCGCATTCTAACATGTCCGACTGGTCAGAGGGCATCTCGAGTCCACCAACCAGCAGCATGCCGTCTCAGATCGGACATATCCACGACCAGTTCAAGTAG